Genomic window (Vibrio pomeroyi):
CAACAGGCTTAGCAGGGAAGTTATATGAATTATCGCATCGACTTAGCTGTTCTTTCTGAACAAAAAAATAACTGCCGATTCGGCCTTACGGTACATAACTTAAGTGACCTTGATGTAACAGATTGGTCACTGCATTTTGCGTTTGATCGATTCATCCTTCAGGAGAGTTTATCGCAGGGCGAACTGACTCAAGTTGGCAGTTTTTGTTCGTTCAAACCAAGTTCGTCAGTGTTAAAAGCGAACAACCATTACTACCTTGAATTCAGCATTCAAAGCGCCCCATTCCGTTTTTATTCTGACGGTCTAAACGATGCCTTTATCCAAACGCATCATCAAGGCGAAACCTCAGTACTGCCAGTTGCGATATCACCCATTGTTCTGGCGTCACCATACCGTGAACGCAATCAGGTACCTGAAGTGAATGCAGCTGAGATTGCATTGATTCCTCAGCCAAACCAGATCGAACTTAAGCAAGATAGCTTCACCCTAAACAGCGAATGTAAGATTGAGGTTCAATCTCACCTTGCAGATAAAGCCGTCACTTGGCTGAAACAAGAATTACTTTCTACCTTTGAACTGTCGATTTCGAATCAACTTCCAACGGGAGAAGGCGATGACCTTCTATTTCGCAGTAATCCGACTTTAGATGAAGCCGAATACAAACTCCGCATTACTGAACAACAGATAATTGTTGAATCAGGCAGCCAATCTGGTTTCACACACGCCGTGGCAAGTCTGATTCAATTGGTTCAACAACAGGATGCCGAAAGCTTCTCTGTGCCATGTTGCAAAATCGCCGACCAACCACGCTTCAAATACCGTGGCATGATGCTGGACTGCGCTCGTCACTTCCATTCAGTGGAACAAGTGAAGCGCTTAATCAACCAATTAGCGCACTACAAGTTCAACGTTTTTCATTGGCATCTAACTGATGATGAAGGTTGGAGAATCGAGATAAAAAGCCTACCTCAACTTACTGAAATCGGTGCTTGGCGTGGTCCTGATCATGCATTGGAACCACAATATACCCATATTGCTGAAAACTACGGCGGCTTCTACACACAGCAACAGATTCGTGAAGTCATTGAATACGCAGAACAGCGCAGCATCACGGTTATCCCTGAAATCGATATCCCGGGACACTGCCGTGCAGCTATCAAATCACTGCCTGATATGTTGGTAGAGCAAGCGGACACCACTCAATACAAGAGCATTCAGCACTACAACGACAACGTGCTAAACCCAGGCTTGCCGGGTACTTACCAGTTCCTAGATGCGGTTATTGAAGAAGTTGCAGAGCTATTCCCTAGCGAATTGATTCACATGGGCGCAGACGAAGTACCACCGGGCGTGTGGACTAACAGCCCTGCCGCTCAAGCACTGATGAAAGAGCACCAGTACCAAGATAGCAAAGACTTGCAAGGTCACCTATTCCGCTATGCCGAGAACAAACTTAAGCAACTTGGCAAACGCATGGTCGGCTGGGAAGAAGCTCAGCACGGCGACAAGGTGAGCAAAGAGACCATCATCTACTCGTGGCTCAGCGAAGAAGCAGCTGTGAACTGTGCTCGCCAAGGCTTTGATGTGGTTCTGCAACCTGCACAATTTACCTATCTCGACATGACCCAAGATTATGCACCGGAAGAGCCGGGCGTAGATTGGGCTGCCGTTATCCCATTAGAACAAGCTTATACCTACGAAGCGCTTGCTGAGATATCCGACACCGACCCAATTCGTAAGCGGATCCGCGGAATTCAGTGTGCTCTATGGTGTGAGATCGTCACCAATCAAAAGCGTATGGATTACATGGTATTCCCAAGAATTAGCGCTTTAGCTGAAGGATGTTGGACACATAAAAACAACCGAAACTGGCTAGATTACCTATCTCGCCTAAAGGGTCACTTGCCACTACTCGACAGGCTCAATGTCGATTATCGCAACCCTTGGAAAGCTGAATAAAACAAAACCACAGCACACTCACATCGAGTGATTGCTGACTCAAATTAAGGTGCTCAGTCTAATAAAACTCAGCATCACTATTTAAAAATTAGCTGCATAGATGCAGTTTGTTAAAAAGGAAATGACAATGAAATACGGCTATTTCGATAACGACAATCGCGAATACGTCATCACTCGCCCTGATGTACCGGCACCTTGGACCAACTACCTAGGTACTGAAAAGTTTTGTACCGTGATTTCGCACAATGCGGGCGGTTACTCGTTCTACAATTCTCCGGAATACAACCGTGTTACTAAATTCCGTCCAAACGGCACCTTTGACCGTCCAGGACACTATGTTTACCTGCGTGATGATGAGACGGGTGATTACTGGTCTATCTCTTGGCAGCCAGTGGCAAAGAGCCTAGATGAAGCGAATTACGAAGTCCGTCACGGCCTGTCATACTCAAAGTTCAAATGTGAGTACAGCGGTATTACCGCGACCAAAACGCTATTCGTACCTAAAGGCGAAGATGCAGAAGTTTGGGACGTTGTCCTAAAGAACAACACGGATAAGCCTCGTACTATCAGCACATTCTCATTTGTTGAGTTCTCGTTCAGCCACATCCAATCGGACAACCAGAACCACCAGATGTCTTTGTACTCTGCAGGCACGTCTTACCAAGAAGGTGTGTTGGAATACGACCTGTACTACAACACTAACGACTTTGAAGGCTTCTACTACCTAGCGTCAACCTTCTCACCAGATAGCTACGACGGCCAACGTGACAACTTCCTTGGCATGTACCGTGACGAAGCTAACCCAATAGCAGTTGAAAACGGTAAATGTTCTAACAGCGCTCAAACCTGTTACAACCACTGTGGTTCTCTGCACAAGCAATTTATCATTCAACCGGGTGAAGAAGTTCGCTTTGCCTATGTACTAGGTATCGGCAAAGGCAATGGTGAACGCCTACGCGAAAAATACCAAGACACAGCAAACGTAGATGCGGCTTTCCAAGGTATCAAAGATCACTGGGATGAGCGTTGCAACAAGTTCCAAGTCAAGTCTCCAAACGAAGGCTTAGACACCATGATCAACACGTGGACACTATACCAAGCAGAAACTTGTGTGGTGTGGTCGCGCTTTGCATCATTCATTGAAGTTGGCGGCCGTACTGGTCTTGGTTACCGTGATACTGCGCAAGATGCGATCTCAGTACCTCATGCCAACCCACAAATGACTAAGAAACGTATTATCGACCTGCTTCGTGGCCAAGTGAAAGCGGGTTACGGTCTACACCTATTCGATCCAGACTGGTTTGATCCAGAGAAAGCAGACGTTGAGCCATCGAAATCACCTACGGTTGTTCCGACTCCTTCAGACGACGACAAGATCCACGGCATTGAAGACACTTGTTCAGATGATCACTTGTGGATAGTCCCAACCATCATCAAATACGTGATGGAAACCGGTGAGCACGACTTCTTTGATGAAGTAATTCCATACGCAGACGGCGGTGAAGCGACCGTCTACGAACACATGAAAGCAGCACTGAACTTCTCAGCAGAATACGTAGGTCAAACCGGCATCTGTAAAGGTCTACGTGCTGACTGGAATGACTGTTTGAACTTAGGTGGCGGTGAATCTTCAATGGTTTCATTCCTACACTTCTGGGCTCTACAAGAATTCTTAGACTTAGCTAAGTTCCGCAATAACGACGCTGACGTTGCGAAATACACTGAAATGGCTGCGAATGTTCGCGAAGCGTGTGAAACACACCTTTGGGATGATGAAGGCGGTTGGTACATCCGTGGTCTAACCAAAAATGGCGACAAGATCGGTACTGCTCAACAAACTGAAGGTCGTGTGCACCTTGAGTCAAACACACTAGCGGTTCTGTCTGGTGCGGTTTCTCAAGAGCGCGGCGAGAAAGCGATGGACGCTGTGGATGAGAACCTATTCTCTGAATACGGCCTACATCTAAATTCTCCATCATTCGCAACACCAAACGATGACATCGGCTTTGTGACTCGCGTTTACCAAGGAGTAAAAGAGAATGGCGCTATCTTCTCTCACCCGAACCCATGGGCTTGGGTAGCAGAAGCGAAACTTGGTCGTGGAGACCGTGCGATGAAATTCTACGACGCACTCAACCCATACAACCAAAACGACATGATTGAAACACGTTACGCAGAACCATACTCGTACGTGCAGTTCATCATGGGTAAAGATCACCAAGACCACGGCCGTGCAAACCACCCTTGGTTAACCGGTACTTCTGGTTGGGCTTACTTTGCGGTAACCAACTTCATTCTTGGTGTTCGTACAGGTTTCGAAGGCTTAACTGTCGATCCTTGTATCCCTACGGATTGGCCAGAGTTCGAGGTCACTCGTCAATGGCGCGGTGCAACTTACAACATCACGGTGCAAAACCCGAATGCAGTAAGCAAAGGCGTTGCTTCTATCACTATCAACGGTGAGTCAGTTGAAGGTGCAATTCCAGTACAAGCAGAAGGCAGCGTGAACGATGTTGTCGTTGTTCTAGGCTAGTCACTCAATTTAACGAACAGCTCTTGTCTCAAGTCTTTACAGGCTTGAGACAATGAGACTAAAAGGAATTTCTAATGATTAAATTTGGTACAGGTGGCTGGCGCGCTTTCATTGGTGAAGAGTTCACCAGAGAAAACGTTCGCCTTGTGGCGCAAGCGCTCGCAAACATCATCAACAACGAAAATGCAGCCAAGAACGGATTTGTGATCGGCTATGACCGTCGCTTCCTTTCCGATAAAGCCGCATGTTGGTTTGCTGAAGTATTGGCAGCAAACAACATCAAAGTGAGCTTCATCGATAAGTTCGTTCCAACTCCTATCGTAATGTTCCAAGCGAAAGAGATGGGCTGCACCTACTCGGCATGTATCACCGCTTCTCACAACCCAGCAGACTACAACGGCATTAAGATCTTTATTGAAGGTGGCCGTGATGCTGATGAGATCATCACCGAGAAGATCGAACAGCAAATCGCAACCCTAACCAACGAAGATGTTATTCGTGTCGATTTCGAGCAAGCGTTGAATGACAAAGAGATCGAAATCATCAACCCGATGAACGCCTTTGTTGATTCCATAATTAATGCCATCGATATTGAATCGATTAAGAAAGCGAATCTACGCGTACTGATCGACCCAATGTTTGGTGTGGCGAAAAACGCTCTGCAAACGGTTCTTATCAATGGTCGTTGTGATGTCGACGTAATCAACGATGGCAAGAACCCAGACTTCGGTGGCCTAATGCCTTCTCCAAGCGCAGCAACACTGTATCGCTTGAAGCACTTAGTTGCAGCAGAAGGTTATGACATTGGTATTGGTACCGATGGCGATGCAGACCGTTTGGGTATCATCGATGAGAAAGGTCACTTCATTCACCCTAACGAAGTGCTGCTACTGCTTTACTACTACTTGTTGGAATACAAGGGCTGGAAAGGTTCTGTAGTCCGTAACATCGCAACTACTCATCTACTCGATAAAGTTGCGGCCGATCATGGTGAAAAGAGCTTTGAGGTTCCAGTAGGCTTTAAGCATATCAGCTCGCAAATGGAAGCTGATGACTCTCTGATTGGTGGTGAAAGCTCAGGTGGTTTAACCATTCGTGGTCACATCAAGGGTAAGGATGGCGTCTTCGCGTCAAGCCTACTGGTTGAAATGATCAGTGTAACAGGTAAGAAATTGTCTGAGCTGCTTGATGAGATCTACTCTAAGTACGGCTACGCCTATACGGCAGAGGGAGATTGTAAATTCAAGCCTTCGGAGAAAGAAGCACTCTACACTAAGATCTACGTAGAGAAGCAACTGCCTGAATTTGAATATGAAATTGAAAAAGTCAGCTATGAAGATGGTGCTAAGGTGTACTTCAAGAATGGCGGCTGGGTGATTGCTCGTTTCTCAGGAACAGAGCCGTTACTAC
Coding sequences:
- a CDS encoding family 20 glycosylhydrolase, whose amino-acid sequence is MNYRIDLAVLSEQKNNCRFGLTVHNLSDLDVTDWSLHFAFDRFILQESLSQGELTQVGSFCSFKPSSSVLKANNHYYLEFSIQSAPFRFYSDGLNDAFIQTHHQGETSVLPVAISPIVLASPYRERNQVPEVNAAEIALIPQPNQIELKQDSFTLNSECKIEVQSHLADKAVTWLKQELLSTFELSISNQLPTGEGDDLLFRSNPTLDEAEYKLRITEQQIIVESGSQSGFTHAVASLIQLVQQQDAESFSVPCCKIADQPRFKYRGMMLDCARHFHSVEQVKRLINQLAHYKFNVFHWHLTDDEGWRIEIKSLPQLTEIGAWRGPDHALEPQYTHIAENYGGFYTQQQIREVIEYAEQRSITVIPEIDIPGHCRAAIKSLPDMLVEQADTTQYKSIQHYNDNVLNPGLPGTYQFLDAVIEEVAELFPSELIHMGADEVPPGVWTNSPAAQALMKEHQYQDSKDLQGHLFRYAENKLKQLGKRMVGWEEAQHGDKVSKETIIYSWLSEEAAVNCARQGFDVVLQPAQFTYLDMTQDYAPEEPGVDWAAVIPLEQAYTYEALAEISDTDPIRKRIRGIQCALWCEIVTNQKRMDYMVFPRISALAEGCWTHKNNRNWLDYLSRLKGHLPLLDRLNVDYRNPWKAE
- a CDS encoding N,N'-diacetylchitobiose phosphorylase, which translates into the protein MKYGYFDNDNREYVITRPDVPAPWTNYLGTEKFCTVISHNAGGYSFYNSPEYNRVTKFRPNGTFDRPGHYVYLRDDETGDYWSISWQPVAKSLDEANYEVRHGLSYSKFKCEYSGITATKTLFVPKGEDAEVWDVVLKNNTDKPRTISTFSFVEFSFSHIQSDNQNHQMSLYSAGTSYQEGVLEYDLYYNTNDFEGFYYLASTFSPDSYDGQRDNFLGMYRDEANPIAVENGKCSNSAQTCYNHCGSLHKQFIIQPGEEVRFAYVLGIGKGNGERLREKYQDTANVDAAFQGIKDHWDERCNKFQVKSPNEGLDTMINTWTLYQAETCVVWSRFASFIEVGGRTGLGYRDTAQDAISVPHANPQMTKKRIIDLLRGQVKAGYGLHLFDPDWFDPEKADVEPSKSPTVVPTPSDDDKIHGIEDTCSDDHLWIVPTIIKYVMETGEHDFFDEVIPYADGGEATVYEHMKAALNFSAEYVGQTGICKGLRADWNDCLNLGGGESSMVSFLHFWALQEFLDLAKFRNNDADVAKYTEMAANVREACETHLWDDEGGWYIRGLTKNGDKIGTAQQTEGRVHLESNTLAVLSGAVSQERGEKAMDAVDENLFSEYGLHLNSPSFATPNDDIGFVTRVYQGVKENGAIFSHPNPWAWVAEAKLGRGDRAMKFYDALNPYNQNDMIETRYAEPYSYVQFIMGKDHQDHGRANHPWLTGTSGWAYFAVTNFILGVRTGFEGLTVDPCIPTDWPEFEVTRQWRGATYNITVQNPNAVSKGVASITINGESVEGAIPVQAEGSVNDVVVVLG
- a CDS encoding phosphoglucomutase/phosphomannomutase family protein, with product MIKFGTGGWRAFIGEEFTRENVRLVAQALANIINNENAAKNGFVIGYDRRFLSDKAACWFAEVLAANNIKVSFIDKFVPTPIVMFQAKEMGCTYSACITASHNPADYNGIKIFIEGGRDADEIITEKIEQQIATLTNEDVIRVDFEQALNDKEIEIINPMNAFVDSIINAIDIESIKKANLRVLIDPMFGVAKNALQTVLINGRCDVDVINDGKNPDFGGLMPSPSAATLYRLKHLVAAEGYDIGIGTDGDADRLGIIDEKGHFIHPNEVLLLLYYYLLEYKGWKGSVVRNIATTHLLDKVAADHGEKSFEVPVGFKHISSQMEADDSLIGGESSGGLTIRGHIKGKDGVFASSLLVEMISVTGKKLSELLDEIYSKYGYAYTAEGDCKFKPSEKEALYTKIYVEKQLPEFEYEIEKVSYEDGAKVYFKNGGWVIARFSGTEPLLRIFAEMEDQDTAERVLQKVKDFLSL